TTTACCCTTAAAGCAATTGAGGCCCATGGGTGTTTCCTCCGGCTCAGGGCGGGTGGCCCAATCGATGGCATTTTTGAGCAGGGGCGTGATGGAACCGTTGTATTCAGGACAGGAGATTAGAAAACCCTGGTGACTTTTGAGGAGTGCCTTAAACTGCAGCACTGACTCTGGAAGACCGTCTTTGGCTTCCAAATCCTCATTAAATAAGGGCATGGGATAATCCAGCAGATCGATCAGGGTGACCTCAGCGCCAGCACCCGTCGCCCCCGCAGCAGCAATCTTGACCAGTTTTTTATTGAAAGATTCAAGACGGGCACTACCGGCAAAAGCCAGAATTTTAATGGGGGATGACATCATTTCTCTTCCACAAACTAGAAAGTTTCAAGAGTGCCACTCCTTAATGTGAATTTGATTCAGAAGTAGCGAGGCGCTCGTAATGTAACAGACCTCAAATCTACCTGTCTTCTAATTCCTTGGCAAAATTGTTGAAATCTTGCGATTGAGAACCCACAACTGGTCGACTTCAATAAAGCCTAGCTTGCGAGCTAAGTTCTGCGATGCGGTATTACTTTGGACCGCCCCCCAAACTGCTGTCTGGGAACGTTGAGCCATGATTTGCATCATGCTTAAGACTGCTGCTGATGCAAACCCCCGGCGACGATGAGTTACGACTGTATCAATGGATATATCCCAGAGTGTCTCAGTTTCTGAGGCAACATAGGCAAAAGAAACTGGGAGGTCACCGTCGAGAGCTGCCAAAATTTCCTGACCCTCTGCTTCTACATCAGCTAGCTCATCTCTTAATTCAGACTGTAGGTGCGATAAGGCAACCACTTCTCCTCTGGTTAATACACGACAAGGGTGACCAGGCTCGGGTATAGATCCAGTTGGTGCTTTGAAAAGCGTTACTAATTCTGCGTCAAAATGTTGTAGATGTTTTCTCGCATAATGAATATGCTCTGGAAATGCTAGCAGTTCCTCACACGCTTTGGCAGCTGCATGTATCGCTGTGGGGGCAGGTTCACCGACGATAGCACCCAAGTCATCTTCTCCACTCCAGACGACGAAGTTCCTGCAATCGTCGCCAATACATGAAGAATCGGACCAGGCCAAAAGGTCCCGAGTTTCGACCCATCGTGGTTTATCCGGTAGTGCGTTTCGGTATCTGAGCTTCAGCTCGTTGTGCATGATCAAGGTGTTGGATGGAGAGGTGTTAGGTTGCGATGGCCACAGGCCGGTTGGAAACCATCGCAACTATGCTCCAGTTTAATCTTGACGAGCTATGGATCATCCTCCAGCTCCAGCGTCTAAGCAAGAGCAGGTTCCATTTGGATTCCACAACATTCAGTCCCTTCCCGTGCAGGGCGGGTGGCGTACAGCATATCGGATGATTTATTCGACCCTAATCCTCAAGACTCGACGGGCCTTATCTCTTATCTCTTGGTGGCGATCTTTATGTACCGCAAAATAGTTGGTTGTGCGGCGTGGGTAGAGATGACTCTCAAGGAAGCCTGCTTCAGTCAGTCCATTGTCGTTGTGGGCTAGACGGTTGGGCACAAGGATAGCGTAGTGGCGCTGATCGAAATAGTCAAAAAGGTCTTTCTTGGCATCACTGGCATCCGA
The Acaryochloris marina S15 genome window above contains:
- a CDS encoding NADPH-dependent FMN reductase, with protein sequence MSSPIKILAFAGSARLESFNKKLVKIAAAGATGAGAEVTLIDLLDYPMPLFNEDLEAKDGLPESVLQFKALLKSHQGFLISCPEYNGSITPLLKNAIDWATRPEPEETPMGLNCFKGKVAALLATSPGALGGMRGLVHVRAILEGIGVLVIPEQKAIPRAYQAFDDQGNLVDEKQVDAVGAIATKLATVTAKLSP
- a CDS encoding GNAT family N-acetyltransferase; the encoded protein is MHNELKLRYRNALPDKPRWVETRDLLAWSDSSCIGDDCRNFVVWSGEDDLGAIVGEPAPTAIHAAAKACEELLAFPEHIHYARKHLQHFDAELVTLFKAPTGSIPEPGHPCRVLTRGEVVALSHLQSELRDELADVEAEGQEILAALDGDLPVSFAYVASETETLWDISIDTVVTHRRRGFASAAVLSMMQIMAQRSQTAVWGAVQSNTASQNLARKLGFIEVDQLWVLNRKISTILPRN